The Candidatus Wallbacteria bacterium genome includes a window with the following:
- a CDS encoding DHH family phosphoesterase, translating into MKWEVQAHKQNLVGEICRTLKLPEVIARILVNREVNSVAEAQMFLYGDLKMLHSPELLSGVDLAVERIKKAVAGNEKIIIFGDYDVDGITSIALLYNFFLQIGKRVDYYIPERQCMGYGLNIDSIKRLKQTGYDLIITVDCGISNVEEVRFAEELGIDVIITDHHEPLDVLPPAVAVLNPKRPDEKY; encoded by the coding sequence ATGAAATGGGAAGTGCAGGCGCATAAACAGAATTTGGTCGGTGAGATTTGCAGGACTCTCAAGCTGCCTGAAGTGATCGCCAGAATTCTGGTCAACCGTGAAGTGAACAGTGTAGCTGAGGCACAGATGTTCCTTTACGGGGACTTGAAAATGCTGCATTCCCCGGAACTCCTGTCCGGTGTGGATTTGGCCGTGGAACGGATCAAGAAGGCTGTAGCAGGCAATGAAAAAATCATCATTTTTGGTGATTATGACGTGGACGGGATCACTTCCATCGCGTTGCTTTATAATTTTTTTCTGCAGATCGGCAAGCGGGTGGATTATTATATTCCCGAGCGCCAGTGCATGGGTTACGGCCTGAACATTGATTCAATCAAGAGATTGAAACAGACAGGGTATGACCTGATCATTACCGTGGACTGCGGGATCTCCAATGTCGAAGAAGTCAGGTTTGCCGAAGAACTGGGAATTGACGTGATCATTACAGATCATCACGAACCCCTCGACGTGCTTCCGCCGGCTGTGGCGGTGCTTAATCCGAAACGTCCTGACGAAAAATACC